Proteins encoded together in one bacterium window:
- the mutL gene encoding DNA mismatch repair endonuclease MutL yields the protein MAKRIKILPENIASKIAAGEVVQRPESVVKELMENSIDAGAKTVEVSIKRAGKNLIQVCDDGTGMSEEDLILSVQKHATSKIEAFEDLEAIKTLGFRGEALSSIAAVSQFEIRSETREEEIGTVLRNDETGNIKVDKGSFPKGTCVTVKNLFYNVPARRKFLKTDTTEFKHIVDTFNRIALSHCQISFKLLNGVDIVFDYPAESLENRVRQVFGENMPDALIPVEERTELISVHGFVGKPSLLKKTKGEQYLFLNSRYISNKNINHAVFTAFENILEKGDYPLFLLFIEIDPERIDVNIHPSKLEAKFDDEKDVYNFILSVVRRSLASYDLVPSMAFSEHEFSEEKLVVNKFQPVHHGDFSDRPSREKYQPETKRYSEEEIDLLFGSITDDVVFKPGNRPDNKLPIELEQKEIPHQKADQSKLDQSEESPFIIQLHNKYILSQIKSGLMIIDQHVAHERILYEKALNRLDTDIPFSQQLLFPKKVKTDAARIAMLKELEPYLSRLGFQIKFQAKDTIKIEGVPDDVKKGSEEQVLFELLEEYASNEREKHLEQKDNIAKSYSCKTAIKAGDRLDERAMRLLIDQLFATTMPYVCPHGRPIVIKISLNEFDRRFGRT from the coding sequence ATGGCAAAGCGAATTAAAATATTGCCCGAGAACATCGCTAGTAAAATTGCAGCCGGTGAAGTTGTACAGCGCCCTGAATCAGTTGTCAAAGAACTTATGGAAAACTCAATTGATGCAGGCGCAAAAACAGTTGAAGTTAGTATAAAACGAGCAGGGAAAAATTTAATTCAGGTATGCGATGACGGAACCGGAATGAGTGAGGAAGATCTGATTCTTTCTGTGCAAAAGCACGCAACGAGTAAGATAGAAGCATTTGAAGATCTTGAAGCAATTAAAACACTCGGATTCCGCGGTGAAGCTTTAAGTTCAATTGCTGCAGTTAGTCAATTCGAAATCAGAAGCGAAACCCGCGAGGAAGAAATTGGAACTGTTCTCAGGAATGATGAAACTGGAAATATCAAAGTCGATAAAGGTTCCTTTCCAAAAGGTACTTGCGTAACAGTAAAAAATCTTTTTTACAATGTTCCTGCAAGAAGAAAATTTCTGAAGACTGATACAACAGAATTCAAACATATTGTTGACACATTCAACCGGATTGCACTTAGTCATTGTCAGATATCATTCAAGTTGTTAAATGGTGTTGATATTGTATTTGATTATCCGGCTGAATCTCTTGAGAATAGAGTTCGACAGGTATTTGGTGAGAATATGCCTGATGCACTGATTCCAGTTGAGGAAAGAACTGAGTTAATAAGTGTTCATGGTTTTGTTGGCAAGCCAAGTCTGCTGAAAAAAACAAAAGGTGAGCAGTATCTTTTTCTGAATTCAAGGTATATTTCAAATAAAAATATAAATCATGCAGTATTCACTGCGTTCGAAAATATTCTTGAAAAAGGTGACTACCCGCTCTTTCTCCTTTTCATAGAGATTGATCCAGAACGGATTGATGTTAATATTCACCCTTCAAAACTTGAAGCAAAGTTTGATGACGAAAAGGATGTTTATAATTTTATTCTTTCTGTTGTAAGAAGAAGTCTGGCCTCTTACGACCTTGTGCCATCAATGGCATTCAGCGAGCATGAATTTTCCGAAGAAAAGCTTGTTGTAAATAAATTCCAACCTGTTCATCATGGCGATTTTTCTGACAGACCTTCAAGAGAAAAATATCAACCTGAAACGAAAAGATATTCCGAAGAAGAAATTGATTTACTCTTTGGTTCAATTACGGATGATGTTGTTTTTAAACCTGGAAACAGACCTGATAATAAGCTGCCAATCGAATTAGAGCAGAAAGAAATTCCACATCAAAAAGCTGATCAAAGCAAGCTGGATCAGAGCGAAGAGTCACCGTTCATCATTCAACTTCATAACAAATATATTTTATCTCAGATAAAATCCGGATTGATGATAATTGATCAGCATGTAGCGCACGAAAGAATTCTTTACGAAAAAGCATTGAACAGACTTGATACTGACATTCCGTTTTCTCAGCAATTACTTTTTCCTAAAAAAGTTAAAACTGATGCTGCAAGAATTGCAATGCTGAAAGAGTTGGAGCCTTATTTAAGCCGGCTTGGTTTTCAAATCAAGTTTCAGGCAAAAGATACAATAAAAATTGAGGGTGTTCCTGACGATGTAAAAAAGGGTAGTGAAGAGCAAGTCCTGTTCGAGTTGCTTGAGGAATATGCTTCAAATGAAAGAGAAAAACATCTTGAACAAAAGGATAATATTGCAAAATCATATTCTTGCAAAACAGCTATAAAGGCTGGTGATAGATTAGATGAAAGGGCAATGAGATTGCTGATTGATCAGCTATTTGCTACAACAATGCCTTATGTTTGTCCACACGGAAGACCAATTGTTAT
- a CDS encoding glycerate kinase, with translation MKRKRILISPNGFKECDDSVTIAETMKYYLSDIKDAELLVRPISDGGDGFLNVCKYYFGGEIRNYKISTAYDDSSFECPVLYCHERREIYIESAEVLGLKVIPKHFRNPLKLSSKGLGELLLKINEEIEQKKISVNKVFIGIGGTATIDMGMGMMSELGLTLYDSSNILLNVIPENYLSVSKLEYTPIKLPFEIIPIVDVDNLLMGNDSGIMIYGKQKGADEMMISLLIKGFNHLLNLLKNNNLVYITQSLSGAGGGIPAAIQLFYDSSVIKSKNFLVSNLGFAYHLNKVDYLITGEGAYDIQTGFGKGAGILIKLFYSNIEKIFLVCGGISKESREELPEKIYPVELQSFFENPAESIANYKLGLKLACEKIKGELNF, from the coding sequence TTGAAAAGAAAAAGAATTTTGATTTCTCCTAATGGTTTTAAAGAGTGTGATGATTCAGTAACCATAGCTGAAACGATGAAATATTATTTGTCTGATATTAAAGATGCTGAACTATTAGTCAGACCTATTTCCGATGGGGGAGATGGTTTCCTGAATGTTTGTAAATATTATTTTGGTGGAGAAATCAGAAATTATAAAATATCAACAGCATACGATGATTCTAGCTTTGAATGTCCGGTTCTCTATTGTCACGAAAGGCGAGAGATTTATATAGAATCAGCAGAAGTACTGGGATTGAAGGTTATACCGAAGCATTTCAGGAATCCCCTAAAACTTTCCTCCAAAGGATTAGGAGAGTTGTTACTCAAAATAAATGAAGAAATTGAGCAGAAAAAAATCAGTGTAAACAAAGTCTTTATTGGAATTGGAGGAACAGCAACAATCGATATGGGAATGGGCATGATGTCTGAATTAGGTCTTACATTGTATGATTCGTCAAATATACTCCTAAACGTGATCCCGGAGAATTATTTAAGTGTTTCCAAATTAGAATACACTCCAATAAAATTGCCTTTTGAAATTATTCCGATAGTTGATGTCGATAATTTACTGATGGGAAACGATAGTGGTATAATGATCTATGGAAAACAAAAAGGTGCAGATGAAATGATGATTTCACTACTTATTAAAGGATTTAATCATCTATTGAATCTATTAAAAAACAATAACTTAGTCTATATTACTCAAAGTTTATCCGGGGCTGGAGGAGGAATCCCGGCTGCGATACAACTTTTTTATGACTCATCAGTGATAAAATCCAAAAATTTTCTAGTGTCAAATCTTGGATTCGCATATCATCTTAATAAAGTTGATTATCTCATCACTGGTGAAGGAGCATATGATATACAAACCGGTTTTGGTAAGGGAGCAGGAATTTTGATTAAATTATTCTATTCAAATATTGAAAAAATCTTCCTTGTCTGTGGGGGGATCAGTAAAGAATCCAGGGAAGAATTACCTGAAAAAATCTATCCTGTTGAATTACAAAGCTTTTTTGAAAATCCTGCAGAATCAATAGCTAATTATAAGTTAGGATTGAAATTAGCTTGTGAGAAAATAAAGGGTGAGCTAAACTTTTAA
- the thyA gene encoding thymidylate synthase → MKQYLDLVKTVIENGVRKKTRTGVDTISYFGAFYKVDLSDGFPLLTTKKMQWKSLLHEVLWYLSGDNHIRNLRQHTKIWDAWADENGVLETAYGYYWRHFPSAQKNKNGDWVVREVDQIQYVIDEIRRNPNSRRLVISAWEPGNATTSKLPPCHYTFVFNVNDGKLNCHLTQRSGDIALGIPFNLAAYSLLTQVIAQQVELELGQFAHTIVDAHIYVGEKGTETERYDHLEGLKEQLKREPLPLPQLKIADKPMDELKFEDFELINYQYHDKISFEVAV, encoded by the coding sequence ATGAAGCAATATCTCGATCTTGTAAAGACTGTAATAGAAAATGGTGTGAGGAAGAAAACTCGTACTGGCGTTGATACAATCTCTTACTTCGGAGCCTTTTACAAAGTAGATCTGAGTGATGGATTTCCATTATTGACAACTAAAAAAATGCAGTGGAAATCATTGCTTCACGAAGTTCTTTGGTATCTATCCGGTGATAACCATATCAGAAATTTGAGGCAGCATACTAAAATTTGGGATGCGTGGGCTGATGAAAACGGAGTTTTGGAAACAGCATACGGATATTACTGGCGGCATTTTCCGAGCGCACAGAAAAATAAGAATGGCGATTGGGTGGTTCGAGAGGTGGATCAGATTCAGTATGTGATTGATGAGATCAGGAGAAATCCAAATAGCAGGCGACTCGTGATTTCAGCATGGGAACCTGGAAACGCAACCACAAGTAAACTTCCGCCGTGTCACTATACATTTGTTTTCAATGTGAACGATGGGAAACTAAATTGTCACCTTACTCAGCGTTCAGGTGATATTGCACTTGGAATACCATTTAATCTGGCAGCTTATTCATTGCTCACTCAGGTGATAGCACAGCAAGTTGAATTAGAACTTGGCCAATTTGCTCATACAATCGTGGATGCTCATATTTACGTCGGTGAAAAGGGAACCGAGACTGAAAGGTATGATCATCTTGAAGGACTGAAAGAACAATTGAAACGGGAACCTCTGCCGCTTCCTCAATTGAAAATTGCTGACAAGCCGATGGATGAATTGAAGTTTGAAGATTTCGAGCTTATAAATTATCAGTATCATGATAAAATCTCTTTTGAGGTTGCTGTTTGA
- a CDS encoding dihydrofolate reductase, with protein sequence MKLIIIAAIAENNVIGKTNGEMPWHVKEEFQHFKQTTLGSPVIMGRKTFETLGKPLKGRENIIVTRNKNFKVEFDETVLTHSLNEAIEYCKSNKYEKAFIIGGGNIYKQAMSLADEMILSFMKFKADGEVTFPEIKQSDWEIKSTEDREQFEIRRYVKRNGKAN encoded by the coding sequence TTGAAGTTAATCATCATCGCAGCAATTGCAGAAAATAATGTTATTGGCAAAACTAACGGTGAAATGCCGTGGCATGTTAAGGAAGAGTTTCAGCATTTTAAGCAGACGACTCTGGGCTCACCCGTTATAATGGGAAGAAAGACTTTTGAAACACTTGGTAAACCATTGAAAGGCAGAGAGAATATAATTGTTACGAGAAATAAAAATTTTAAAGTTGAATTTGATGAAACGGTATTAACTCATTCGCTTAATGAAGCGATTGAATATTGTAAATCCAATAAGTATGAGAAAGCTTTTATTATTGGTGGTGGAAATATTTATAAACAGGCTATGTCACTGGCAGATGAAATGATATTATCGTTTATGAAATTTAAAGCTGATGGAGAAGTTACCTTCCCGGAAATAAAGCAAAGCGATTGGGAGATTAAATCAACGGAAGACAGAGAGCAATTTGAAATCAGAAGATATGTGAAAAGGAATGGCAAAGCGAATTAA